A segment of the Triticum urartu cultivar G1812 chromosome 1, Tu2.1, whole genome shotgun sequence genome:
caagaccactagtttcaagaaaaagggctaagggaagaaggggaacttcaaaaagaacggcaagcaagttgctactcaagagaagaaacccaaaactggacctaagcctgaaactgagtgcttctactgcaagcagactggtcactggaagcggaactgccccaagtatttggcggataagaaggatggcaaggtgaacaaaggtatatgtgatatacatgttattgatgtgtaccttactaatactcgcagtagcacctgggtatttgatactggttctgttgctaatatttgcaactcgaaacagggactacggattaagcgaagattggctaaggacgaggtgacgatgcgcgtgggaaacggttccaaagtcgatgtgatcgcggtcggcacgctacctctacatctaccttcggggttaatattagacctaaataattgttatttggtgccaacgttaagcatgaacattatatctggatcttgtttaatgtgagacggttattcatttaaatctgagaataatggttgttctatttatatgagtaatatcttttatggtcatgcacccttgaagagtggtctattttttatgaatctcgatagtagtgacacacatattcatagtgttgaagccaaaagatgcagagttaataatgatagtgcaacttatttgtggcactgccgtttaggtcatatcggtgtaaagcgcatgaagaaactccacactgatggacttttggaaccacttgattatgaatcacttggtacttgcgaaccgtgcctcatggacaagatgactaaaacaccgttctccagtactatggagagagcaacagatttgttggaaatcatacatacagatgtatgtggtccgatgaatattgaggctcgtggcggatatcattattttctcaccttcacagatggcttaagcagatatgggtatatctacttaatgaaacacaagtctgaaacatttgaacagttcaaagaatttcagagtgaagtggaaaatcatcgtaacaagaaaataaagtttctacgatctgatcgtggaggagaatatttgagttacgagtttggtgtacatttgaaaaattgtggaatagtttcgcaactcacgccacccggaacaccacagcgtaatggtgtgtctgaacgtcgtaatcgtactttactagatatggtgcgatctatgatgtctcttactgatttaccgctatcgttttggggatacgctctagagacggccgcattcacgttaaatagggcaccatcaaaatccgttgagacgacgccttatgaactgtggtttggcaagaaaccaaagttgtcatttctgaaagtttggggctgcgatgcttatgtgaaaaagcttcaacctgataagctcgaatccaaatcagagaaatgtgtcttcataggatatccaaaggaaactattggatacaccttctatcacagatccgaaggcaagacttttgttgctaaattcggaaactttctagagaaggagtttctctcgaaagaagtgaatgggaggaaagtagaacttgacgaggtaactgtacctgctcccttattggaaagtagtgcatcacagaaaactgtttcagtgacacctacaccagttagtgaggaagctaatgatgatgatcatgaaacttcagaacaagatactactgaacctcgtagatcaaccagagtaagatccgcgccagagtggtacggtaatcctgttctggaagtcatgctactagatcatgatgaacctacaaactatgaagaagcgatggtgagcccagattccacaaaatggcttgaagccatgaaatctgagatgggatccatgtatgagaacaaagtatggactttggttgacttgcccgatgatcggcaagcaattgagaataaatggatcttcaagaagaagactgacgctggcggtaatattactgtctacaaagctcgacttgtcgcaaaaggttttcggcaagttcaagggattgactacgatgagaccttctcacccgtagtgatgcttaagtctgtccgaatcatgttagcaattgccgcattttatgattatgaaatttggcagatggatgtaaaaactgcattcctgaatggatttctggaagaagagttatatatgatgcaaccagaaggttttgtcgatccaaagggagctaacaaagtgtgcaagctccagcgatccatttatggactggtgcaagcctctcagagttggaataaatgctttgatagtgtgatcaaagcatttggttttatacagacttttggagaagcctgtatttacaagaaagtgagtgggagctctgtagcatttctgatattatatgtagatgacatattactaattggaaatgatatagaatttctggatagcataaagggatacttgaataagagtttttcaatgaaagacctcggtgaagctgattacatattaggcattaagatctatagagatagatcaagacgcttaattggactttcacaaagcacataccttgacaaagttttgaagaagttcaaaatggatcaagcaaagaaagggttcttgcctgtgttacaaggtgtgaaattgagtaagactcaatgcccgaccactgcagaagatagagataaaatgaaagatgttccctatgcttcagccataggctctatcatgtatgcaatgctgtgtaccagacctgatgtgtgccttgccataagtctagcagggaggtaccaaagtaatccaggagtggatcactggacagcggtcaagaacatcctgaaatacctgaaaaggactaaggatatgtttctcgtatatggaggtgacgaagagctcatcgtaaaaggttacgttgatgcaagctttgacactgatccggacgattctaaatcgcaaaccggatacgtgtttacattaaacggtggagctgtcagttggtgcagttctgaacaaagcgtcgtagcgggatctacatgtgaagcagagtacatagctgcttcggaagcagcaaatgaaggagtctggatgaaggagttcatatccgatctaggtgtcatacctagtgcatcgggtccaatgaaaatcttttgtgacaatactggtgcaattgccttggcaaaggaatccagatttcacaagagaaccaagcacatcaagagacgcttcaattccatccgggatccaGTCCAGGTGGgaacatagagatttgcaagatacatacggatctgaatgttgcagacccgttgactaagcctcttccacgagcaaaacatgatcagcaccaaggctccatgggtgttagaatcattactgtgtaatctagattattgactctagtgcaagtgggagactgaaggaaatatgccctagaggcaataataaagttattatttatttccttatatcatgataaatgtttattattcatgctagaattgtattaaccggaaacataatacatgtgtgaatacatagacaaacagagtgtcactagtatgcctctacttgactagctcgttaatcaaagatggttatgtttcctaaccatagacaaagagttgttatttgattaacgggatcacatcattagttgaatgatctgattgacatgacccattccattagcttagcacccgatcgtttagtatgttgctattgctttcttcatgacttatacatgttcctatgactatgagattatgcaactcccgtttaccggaggaacactttgtgtgctaccaaacgtcacaacgtaactcggtgattataaaggagctctacaggtgtctccaaaggtacatgttgggttggcgtatttcgagactaggatttgtcactctgattgtcggagaggtatctctgggccctctcggtgatgcacatcacataagccttgcaagcattgcaactaatgtgttagttgtgagtacggaacgagtaaagagacttgccggtgacgagattgaactaggtattggataccgacgatcgaatctcaggcaagtaacataccgatgacaaagggaacaacgtatgttgttatgcggtctgaccgataaagatcttcgtagaatatgtaggagccaatatgggcatccaggtcccgctattggttattgaccggagatttgtctcagtcatgtctacattgttctcgaaccgtagggtccgcacgcttaacgttacgatgacagttattatgagtttatgcattttgatgtatcgaaggttgttcggagtcccgtatgtgatcatggacatgacgaggagtctcgaaatgatcgagacataaagatcgatatattggaagcctatatttggacatcggaatcattccgggtgaaatcgggactttaccggagtaccggggggttaccggacccccccccccccccgggggttattgggcctacatgggccataagggagaagaggagggctggccaggcaggccgcgcccccctccccccctagtccgaataggacaaggaagggggggcggcgcccccctttcctcttccccttccccctttccttctccaacaaggcaagaggaggggagtcctactcccggtgggagtaggactcctccaggcgcaccccttgggggccggccgcacctccccctccctcctttatatacgggggcaggggggcaccctagaacacacaagttgatcttcgtgatcgttccttagccatgtgcggtgcccccctccaccatattccacctcgatcatatcgttgcagtgcttaggcgaagccctgcgttggtagaacatcatcgtcgtcaccacgccgtcgtgctgacggaactcatccccgaagctttgctggatcggaacccggggagcgtcatcgagctgtacgtgtgctaagaactcggaggtgccggagtaacggtgcttggatcggtcggaccgggaagacgtacgactacttcctctacgttgcgtcaacgcttccgcttcagtctacaagggtacgtagacaacactctcccctctcgttgctatgcatcaccatgatcttgcgtgtgcgtaggaatttttttaaaattactacattcccctaCAAAAGGAAGGTAATATTCTTGGCCCATCATGAGATCTTGTGAAAAAGCCCCTGACGATTTAGGAATCAACCCATAGTCTTTCATTTGGGTCGTCTATTGTGCTTGTAGCTTGACTGGGCCTTAGCCTGGGCATGCATCGCCGCGTCCGTCGCTCACTGGGTTTGTAATACAAAAGCCAATGTAGTTGGGCCTTCGCACGTGTCCATCGACGTCGCCGTTTCATGTAAGTCTGATTCCTAATCCTCCGGTGCATGTCTCGGAGCTGATCAACTCCACAAATGCATCATGGGACATGCAAAAGCTGCAGCAGGTTTTCATGCCGATGGACATCCAGGCAATTATTCAGATCCCTATTTGCACCCAAAATATCAGCGATTTCTGGTCGTGGCATTTTGAAAACAAAGGAAACTTCTCGGTCCGATCAGCCTACCGGATGTTGGTCTCAACAATCCAGCGCAGGGAACCATGGCTTGAAGAACGTCCTGGATCCTCAAGTACGTCGGCTGAAGAAAGTTCTTGGAAAACTTTATGGAAGACACCTGTTCCTTCCAAGATAAGTATGTTTCTCTGGCGTCTGTCGAAGCATTCCCTCCCAACGGAGGATGTGCGTTCTCACAGAAAAATGACGGACTCTTCTTGCTGCGGTCTTTGCGGGGCGGAGGACTCGTGGAGACACTCTCTCATCAACTGCACCGTCGCGAGATGTACCTGGGCACTGGTGGATGAGGAGCTAGCGCAGCAGCTGGTCAGCACGACGGAACCGAATGCAAAGCAATGGCTTTTTACTCTTATGGAATCCCTGCAGCATCATCAGTTCGTTCTCATCGCGGTAACCTTATGGGCAATATGGTCATCTAGGCGCCAAGCAATACACGAGGGCATTTTTCATTCCCCTCAAGCGACTCATTTATATATCAGAAGATTCATATCTGAGCTTGACATGTGCAAGGAAAGCCGCCCATCAGATTCTGTTGCGCCCCCGAGAGAACCTAGACGACTACCAAAGATCCCACCACCGGGTTTCGCAAAGATTCATGTGGACGCGGGAGTTCGTCCGGGCAGAAGAGGGTCAGCTGCAGCACTGTGTAGGGATAGACAAGGGAACTTCATAGCAAGTTCATCTTTGGTGATCCCAGGTCTCGACGATCCAGCCACCCTTGAAGTGATCGCATGCCGCGAGGCCCTTGCACTCGCCGAGGATCTGCATCTGCAAAGCTTTATCGTGGCCTCGGACTCGAAACAAGTTATCTCAGACATCAACAAGGACGCTCGGGGAAGATACGGTGCTATTATTAGTGAGATCCGTAGTCAAGCAGAACTTTTTCAATGTTTTTTACTTTTGAACGTAGGGAAGTGAATGTAGAAGCACATAGCTTAGCTAAATTTTCTTTGTCTTTGGATCTGGGACGCCACTTCTGATTTGGCCAATCCCATGATCTTAACCGTATCCCACATGTTGTGGAGTTTGATGAATAAAGTTTAGTTCTACCCTTCAGAAAAAAAATATAACATGTAGTATATAGtctcaaaaagaaaaagaaaaacagcGAGCGGGCTTGAACTGTGATGGCGAGGTAATAGCCTGATGCAAGAACCAACCCATCCAGCCAGTTTTTTTCTGCAAAAAAGACAAGGTAGCCTCTCATTGGTGAAGCGAGTTTCTCCGCACAAAAAGAAACTTGGATTCCATCCCGTATTACTAAAAACAGTATAACTCAGCCACCTACACCCCTCTACAGCGATTTGAACCCCTGAGCCGTGGGATCTCCTTCACTAACGTCCTGGATTAGCTCAGCCATCCAACTGTAATCTGTGGAAATTATTTCCTTCTCCCAGGCGCAGCCCACTTGGCCCATAATGATTGGGCAGCTGCTCCGCAGAACGTGTTGGACTTGCTGTCATTAATCGGGCCTTTCCAGTCGATGGTCCACAGAGGCCCACTCGAAAGTGCACAAACTCAGCGTGTTCCCTGCCTATCCATTCCTAAAAGGCAGATCCTATTTGACGCCCGCAGGCGTCAAGAGGACGAGCCTTCGCTGAAGCAAGTCCCCACTTGGGCCAGACCACGTACGGATCTGGTTCGCTACTGTTTCCTTGTTTCTTGCGGGTTTTTTTCTTCGTTTTTCTTCTATATGGGTATTTTGCTTCCAGTTTTTTTTCACTCTTTTGGCCAGTTTTCAATTGTTTTGTCCCGgttttttcttttgctttttctttctgtttttctTCCCCTTTTTTCACTCATATTTTTTTGCTCTTTTATTTTCTCTGGTTTTTCTTATGGTTCTTTCTCCCcttttttctgtttattttttgTTTTCCTTCTTTTACTGTGTGTTATACAAAAAGTTCATCGTActttaagaaaatgttcactgTATATTAACAAAATGTTCAGCGTAtcttaaaaaaatgttcattgtgtacTGGAAAATTGTTCCGCGTACATCataaaaatgttcaacatgtatttaaaaatgttcagTGTATATCAAAGCAATGTTCAATGTGTATTTATAAATTGTTCAGCGTATATTAAAAAATTGTTCAGGGCATATAAAGTTGTTTATGTTattattttttttcatttcttaGAATTTTGTTCCCTTTTAAAGGTTTCCTTTGAATTTAAATTTGTTCACATTTTAAAATATTTTTCGCATTTTTTAATAAATTTTGCTCACAGTTTTTCCATGaatgttttttttttgaaaaaagaCGGATCTGCTACTGTAGATAGATACTTAAAAGTTTAGCGCTGCGATTTACCATTCTAACATACAAATTCGAGTGGTTACCAGGGGTGTTCTGCAACCAGAGGTCTGGAGTTTGACTTCGCGTGGCACGTTTTGTTTTTGCTGAATTTTAGGTTCGACGCTGCCATGGGCCGGCCCGTTTGCGCGTGCTTTCAGCGAAAGCTCTACCGTTCGACGCACGCGGGCGTTCAATAGGAGGTCTCTTCCTAAAAACGCCTCTTCCGTCTCCCCCCGAAAAATTCCATCCCTAATTAGCGAGTCCAGTCGCGGCGGTGCCCGCTGCCGTCATCCTACCTCCCAGTTGCGAACTGCTACTGCAGATGTGCATTGACGTCCGTGTCCTCTACCCTCCATGCACAGGACTACAGGTGCGTCCCTGCGTCCCATCTTTTCAATCTCCTATATATGGTATGTTGCGTTCTTCCATGGTAGCCATGGTGGCGACACGCGCCTCCGGCGTCCTTCCCTGGATGTCCCTTAGATACCTGAGTATATATATTTgacttatttatttatttaataaaATAAAATGCTTTTTTTAAGAACAAAAAACAGTATACCTATTTTTATGGGCCGCAGTACTTGATGCCAGGCTTATCATCGCTCGGGAATAATCGGCCAGCCTTTCTTTCGGAAGCCCATTAGCCCTTAtctccccacgccgccgccgctaTTCCGTCGACTCCATTGCTGCTCCACGCCGGAGCCGCCACTTCTGTACTCTGCCGCGAGCTCTCCCATGGCCACGGCGAATCCTCCTCTCACCCTATCCTAATCCTAAAGCGAATCCAGCGCAGTGCGGACAACGAGGAAAGGAGTCACAtggcggccacggcggccgaGGAGCCGCAGGAGCCCCGACGGGGCGTCGACGGCGAGCTGAGGTGGGTGTTCCCTGCTTCCCCCCCTCCCCCCATATGCCCCTCCCTCCCTACTTCCATATCTCTAGTTCTCACTCTCCGCCTCGTTCCCCACCCAGCGGACTCGACCCCGGCCCCGGGTCGTGTGAAGCGGCGCCCGCCCGCGAACCGGTGCCCACGGAGatgccggcggcggcggaggcggagtcctCGTCGATGAGAAAGCTTGGGCGGCTCTTCAGGCTCACCGAAGTGCACCTCTGGTAATCGATCCCCTCGTCCTCGTCCCTCTCCGACCCTCCTCGTTCAGCTCAGTGTTTTTCCCCTTACACAGCTCGTTTCTTCGCTGCAGGGATGATTTTTATGTGAAGCCTCACGATTGGCGTGCCACTGAGACGGTTGGTTGCACGGTAAGAAGACTCCAGCCTCTTTCATCTATGATTTAGCTCATGAATGATTCTGAGTCTTGTGCTTGGTCGTCAGTTCAGTTGACAATTTCGTTATATCAAGATGGAAAATCTTGCTTCTTCTGTAGCCCGTTGAGCAGGACGAGCAGCAGACCAGCCGATTAGTTTTCCAAAGACTAATTCACAAAAGAAAATGTGATTTATACCTTAACTTCTTTTTAGAGATAATAGTCCCAATTTTGCCCGGTAGGCATGCGAACTGTTCTTGGTGGCATGATCTTCATTCAGAGTTCTGTTGTGAAAGAACAGAACAGCCAAGGAACAATCATTTCCTTCTACCAGCATGTTTTATTGCACTAGCATCATGTTTCAAAAGAATAGCTCGTGCGGTTGAACTAGCTACGTCATGGTTTACGATTTTACTTCCTGAGCAAGACCATCAAATCAGTATACTACATATGCCAACATCATTTTATTGAGATCACTTCAAAAATTGAATGGTGAATACACGTTACACGATACATTGACTCGAAATGTCGCTAACGTTTTGTCTCCTTTTTGGGGGGTTTTAGGGCTAGGGGGGAGGGGGTAAATGCGGCAAGTTAAATATTTGTTTTACTTGGAGAGTATGTTTAGTTGATGTTGTTTTTTATTTCATGGTCTTCATTCTCCATTCTGTGTTTCAGCCTTCCGTACCAGCAATTTGAAAACCTTCAACTTTGCAGGGATCTCAAACAGCCAAAACCCGCAACAAAGCAGCCAAGCAGACAGATGAAGGTGCGATTTGCTTTCCTGTAATCCAATGAGTTTATTTCTTCTGACGTTCGTAAACACCCTACTTGCAGCATTGGCTCATATCATAACTCACTGTCCCCGCACAGACAGCACATAAAAAATAATACGAACAAATCATTACAGATTGTTATTCTTCTTTTGCTGCAAGTATCCACCAATTTCTTCTGATATACTGTCTGTTGTTTCTTGTTATCAACAGACCATTCATTTGTTGAAGATATGGAATTGGCTAGTCTCATGGGTTCTTTGGGGCTTCCTGTTTCATTCAGCACAAGGAAAGAGGTAAGTGCCCAAAACAGCATGTAGAGTTCTGCTGCTGGTTAATCTGTACCCTAAGCCCTTACCTGTTACAGAAAAAGAAGACACCTGCCAAGGGTAAGCATCAGGGACGACAAGCACCATATGAAGCGGCAAGAACTCCAATGGATGATAATGTTAGGACATGCACAGATTCTGAAGAACTGGAACACGTTCAGGAGTCGATGGATTGCATGGAGCAAACAAACTCATGCGTTTCATCTAGGACTACTGCGGGTTACAGTGAAGCCTACCATGGTGATGTTGAAAAGACGCTTGGTGAAGTCAGTGTTAATCAGTGTGAACCAAATGGTAACATGAGCAGTCCAGTAAAATCAGGCTCTCCTGTTCAACAAAATGAAGCTGCGGACAGTTTTATGCAGTTGAACAAAGTGATGCTGGGGCGAAATTCTGTTGATAATGAATCTATAATGTCCTGTGCTGAACTTTGTCATGAAGAAAAATCGTCTGAAAGAGAAGATAAAATATCTGGGGAGACTCCACCCACGTCCCATGATAATGATGATCCATGTCCAGCAGAACCATCTCCTGTTAATAATCATGTTGAAAACTCTGGCTCTGATTTTTACTATGAATGCGGAGATTGGCAGGTTCTTTGGGATCAGTTCTATAGTCGGTATTACTATTACAACATCCTGACACAGGAATCTACATGGGATCCCCCTCAAGGATTGGAGGATTTTGTATCATATTGTAGCACATATTCATCTcaagggttggatgaacaagTATCACAACTGACAAGCACACTCGTGGAAGAACACAATCAAATCAATGCAAAGCTTGACAAATCATCTGGAGTTTTATCCTGTGTCAAGCATTATATCTCACAACCTGATGAAGATGTTGTACAATATGGAGCTAACGCGAGCCCATGTGACAATGGAGAAACAACATTTGGTAAGATGTGAATTCCATTTTATGTGATCCGCAAGAGATTTGTTATTTTGCATTGATCCCAGAGGACATTGCTTACTGTGTTGATACAGTACAAGTCTTGATGCTGACACTTCACAAAATCAACTCAGTTATTAATATCCTTATCCGTGGCATTAATTATTTTTATCTAGAGATTTCTTTCTCATAGCTGTTATATTCTATCCTTACCAATAATTAATAGTTTGTTTAGTGATATCAAGCATTCTTATCTGGCAGATCAGGCTGGTGACAACAGCCATCTAGATGAGCAGAGGCATGATCTTTATTACAATGAAGCACAAAGTTTATCAGACATTCCTGATAAAGAGTCGATATATCCAAGGTGTGCCTGATTATACTAAATGTTGTTTCCTTGCTTC
Coding sequences within it:
- the LOC125531891 gene encoding uncharacterized protein LOC125531891 isoform X2; this encodes MAATAAEEPQEPRRGVDGELSGLDPGPGSCEAAPAREPVPTEMPAAAEAESSSMRKLGRLFRLTEVHLWDDFYVKPHDWRATETVGCTGSQTAKTRNKAAKQTDEDHSFVEDMELASLMGSLGLPVSFSTRKEKKKTPAKGKHQGRQAPYEAARTPMDDNVRTCTDSEELEHVQESMDCMEQTNSCVSSRTTAGYSEAYHGDVEKTLGEVSVNQCEPNGNMSSPVKSGSPVQQNEAADSFMQLNKVMLGRNSVDNESIMSCAELCHEEKSSEREDKISGETPPTSHDNDDPCPAEPSPVNNHVENSGSDFYYECGDWQVLWDQFYSRYYYYNILTQESTWDPPQGLEDFVSYCSTYSSQGLDEQVSQLTSTLVEEHNQINAKLDKSSGVLSCVKHYISQPDEDVVQYGANASPCDNGETTFDQAGDNSHLDEQRHDLYYNEAQSLSDIPDKESIYPSVIATIDEVQDGENMQNDSSVAEVLEVSQEATTTKKKKRLIHVRTWQKTFPMTSPSIGISGILIDCFTGVGGNTIQFATKCKHVVSVDIDPQKIDCAQHNATVYGVNDHIDFIIGDFIRIAPHLKGETVFMSPPWGGPDYAKVDVYDVKTMLKPCDGYHLFKVATAIASRVVMFLPRNSDLDQLADMCLSIDPPWAVEVEKNYLNGKLKAITAYFEEQGSADENCTLREHR
- the LOC125531891 gene encoding trimethylguanosine synthase-like isoform X1, which codes for MAATAAEEPQEPRRGVDGELSGLDPGPGSCEAAPAREPVPTEMPAAAEAESSSMRKLGRLFRLTEVHLWDDFYVKPHDWRATETVGCTGSQTAKTRNKAAKQTDEDHSFVEDMELASLMGSLGLPVSFSTRKEKKKTPAKGKHQGRQAPYEAARTPMDDNVRTCTDSEELEHVQESMDCMEQTNSCVSSRTTAGYSEAYHGDVEKTLGEVSVNQCEPNGNMSSPVKSGSPVQQNEAADSFMQLNKVMLGRNSVDNESIMSCAELCHEEKSSEREDKISGETPPTSHDNDDPCPAEPSPVNNHVENSGSDFYYECGDWQVLWDQFYSRYYYYNILTQESTWDPPQGLEDFVSYCSTYSSQGLDEQVSQLTSTLVEEHNQINAKLDKSSGVLSCVKHYISQPDEDVVQYGANASPCDNGETTFDQAGDNSHLDEQRHDLYYNEAQSLSDIPDKESIYPSVIATIDEVQDGENMQNDSSVAEVLEVSQEATTTKKKKRVRRSQSSHSCQDLAENISNDIAKYWNQRYSLFSLFDSGIKMDEEGWFSVTPEPIAKHHASRVGAGILIDCFTGVGGNTIQFATKCKHVVSVDIDPQKIDCAQHNATVYGVNDHIDFIIGDFIRIAPHLKGETVFMSPPWGGPDYAKVDVYDVKTMLKPCDGYHLFKVATAIASRVVMFLPRNSDLDQLADMCLSIDPPWAVEVEKNYLNGKLKAITAYFEEQGSADENCTLREHR
- the LOC125531891 gene encoding trimethylguanosine synthase-like isoform X3 → MELASLMGSLGLPVSFSTRKEKKKTPAKGKHQGRQAPYEAARTPMDDNVRTCTDSEELEHVQESMDCMEQTNSCVSSRTTAGYSEAYHGDVEKTLGEVSVNQCEPNGNMSSPVKSGSPVQQNEAADSFMQLNKVMLGRNSVDNESIMSCAELCHEEKSSEREDKISGETPPTSHDNDDPCPAEPSPVNNHVENSGSDFYYECGDWQVLWDQFYSRYYYYNILTQESTWDPPQGLEDFVSYCSTYSSQGLDEQVSQLTSTLVEEHNQINAKLDKSSGVLSCVKHYISQPDEDVVQYGANASPCDNGETTFDQAGDNSHLDEQRHDLYYNEAQSLSDIPDKESIYPSVIATIDEVQDGENMQNDSSVAEVLEVSQEATTTKKKKRVRRSQSSHSCQDLAENISNDIAKYWNQRYSLFSLFDSGIKMDEEGWFSVTPEPIAKHHASRVGAGILIDCFTGVGGNTIQFATKCKHVVSVDIDPQKIDCAQHNATVYGVNDHIDFIIGDFIRIAPHLKGETVFMSPPWGGPDYAKVDVYDVKTMLKPCDGYHLFKVATAIASRVVMFLPRNSDLDQLADMCLSIDPPWAVEVEKNYLNGKLKAITAYFEEQGSADENCTLREHR